A window of Aromatoleum bremense genomic DNA:
GGGGGCCGATTTTGTCCAGATGGTTGTTGCCTGAACTGTTTGATCCAGGTCAACACGAGAGGTCGCGGCGACGCGTAGAACAAGCGATCCAGGAGGAGGGCGAGGCATGACCAAGCTCCAAGACGCGAGCCGCGCAGACGGCGCTGACCTGAGGTCACGCGTGCATTTCTGTTCCGACACCGGCCAGATCTGGCTGCACGAACACCGCATGCTGCTCGTGCATGCCGAGGCCCAGGCGTCCTTGCGCAAGGAGCTCATCGACACGCTCGGCATGAACCGTGCGCGCGGGCTGCTGTTGCGCATGGGCTACGCTTCGGGCATGCGCGACGCCGAGCTCGTGCGCACCCGGACGCAGGACATGACGGACATGGAAGTCTTCATGACCGGACCGCGGCTGCATGCGCTCGAAGGCAACGTCGGCGTCGTGCCGATCCGCGTCGAGTTCGACCGCGCGTCCGGCAGCTTCTACGGCGAATTCCGCTGGATCAACTCATGGGAAGGCCAGTCGCACCGACGGCACTTCGGCACGCACGACGAGCCGGTGTGCTGGACGCAGATCGGTTACGCCTGCGGCTACACCTCTGCGTTCATGGGTCGTTCGATCCTGTACAAGGAGGTCGAATGCGTCGGCATGGGCGACGAGGGCTGCCGCATCGTCGGCAAGCCGGTCGAGGAATGGGAGGACGCCGACGAGCTCATGCGCTTCTTCACGCCCGAGTCGATTGCCGACCAATTGATCGACCTGCAGACGCAAGTCGTACAGCTGCGCTCGACGATCGGCGAGAAGAACCAGCTTCCCGGCGACATGATCGGCACATCGCCCGGTTTTCGCGCCGCGCTCGCGCTGCTGAGCCAGGCGGCGGCGAGCCACATCTCGGTGCTGCTGCTCGGCGAGACCGGCGTCGGCAAGGAACTGTTCGCCCGCGCGCTGCACGAGATGAGCACGCGCCGCGATCGTCCGCTGGTGGCGATCAACTGCGCGGCGATCCCGCACGACCTGGTCGAATCCGAGCTCTTCGGCGTCGAGAAGGGCGCCTATACCGGCGCGCTGATGTCGCGCCCCGGACGTTTCGAGCGCGCCGACGGCGGCACGCTGTTCCTCGACGAGATCGGCGAGCTGCCGTTGACGGCGCAGAGCAAGCTGCTGCGCGTGCTGCAGGAAGGCGAGGTCGAGCGCCTCGGCGACGACCGGGTGCGCAAGATCAACGTGCGCCTCGTCGCGGCAACCAACGCCGGGCTGCCGCAGCTCGTCAAGGAAGGGCGTTTCCGCGCCGACCTTTACTATCGCCTCAACGCCTACCAGGTCAATATCCCGCCGCTGCGCGAACGCCGCGAGGACATCTCCGTCCTCGCCAAGCATTTCCTCGAAAAGCACGCCGCGATCAACGGCAAGAAGCTGCTCGGTTTTACCGACAAGGCCAAGCGCGCGCTGACCACCTACGCGTGGCCCGGCAACATCCGCGAGCTGCAGAACACCGTCGAACGCGGCGTCATCCTCGCGCCGCACGGCACGCGCATCGAAGTCGAGCACCTGTTCCTGTCCTGGGGCGACGAGGCCCGCGAGTTCGGGCTCGACCCGGACGGCAAGCTCGACGCCGGGGAGGGCGATGCCGGTAAGTCGATCTGTGACGCGGTCTGCGACGGCACGATGACGCTCGACCAGGTCGAGGCGATGCTGATCGAGGCCGCGACGGACAAGGCGCGCGGCAACCTGTCGTCCGCGGCACGCATGCTCGGCCTGAGCCGCCCGCAGCTCGCGTACCGGCTCAAGCGGCTGCACGAAAGCGGCCACGCGCGGGCGACGCCGCAGCCCCTGCGCGAACCGGGGAGCGTCGAATCTTGACCGCGGCAGAGG
This region includes:
- a CDS encoding sigma-54-dependent Fis family transcriptional regulator — its product is MTKLQDASRADGADLRSRVHFCSDTGQIWLHEHRMLLVHAEAQASLRKELIDTLGMNRARGLLLRMGYASGMRDAELVRTRTQDMTDMEVFMTGPRLHALEGNVGVVPIRVEFDRASGSFYGEFRWINSWEGQSHRRHFGTHDEPVCWTQIGYACGYTSAFMGRSILYKEVECVGMGDEGCRIVGKPVEEWEDADELMRFFTPESIADQLIDLQTQVVQLRSTIGEKNQLPGDMIGTSPGFRAALALLSQAAASHISVLLLGETGVGKELFARALHEMSTRRDRPLVAINCAAIPHDLVESELFGVEKGAYTGALMSRPGRFERADGGTLFLDEIGELPLTAQSKLLRVLQEGEVERLGDDRVRKINVRLVAATNAGLPQLVKEGRFRADLYYRLNAYQVNIPPLRERREDISVLAKHFLEKHAAINGKKLLGFTDKAKRALTTYAWPGNIRELQNTVERGVILAPHGTRIEVEHLFLSWGDEAREFGLDPDGKLDAGEGDAGKSICDAVCDGTMTLDQVEAMLIEAATDKARGNLSSAARMLGLSRPQLAYRLKRLHESGHARATPQPLREPGSVES